Part of the Paenibacillus terrae HPL-003 genome is shown below.
GCTTTCGACCTTGCTGAATATTTTCTTGACCACAATGCTGGCTTATGCACTTAGTCGGCGGAATTTTGTGTTCCGCAAGCCTATTACTACAGTTTTTGTCCTGACCATGTATTTTAATGCAGGTTTGATTCCTGGCTACTTCTTGATGAAGGACCTGAATTTAATTAATAATTTCTTCGTATATGTACTGCCGTCAATGATCAGCGCATTTAACCTAATTGTTATCCGTACCTATATCTATACAATTCCAGAGAGCTTGGTGGAATCGGCTAAAATAGATGGGGCAGGAGATTTTAAGATTTTTTGGAGAATTATTTTACCGCTCTGTAAGCCTGTGCTGGCTACTATTGCGTTGTTTGTTGCGGTAGGTGCCTGGAACTCTTGGTTTGACGCTTTTTTGTATACCTCGTCCCAACAGGAACTGAGCACACTGCAATACGAGTTAATGAAGCTGCTCTCCTCTAGTATGAACGCCAACAGCAATCCATCAGTGTCCAATGGTGTTGGAATGCAGAATGCTACCCAGGTTACACCCATTTCAATTCGCGCTGCTGTCACTGTAGTAGCTTCTATTCCAATCCTGGTAGTGTATCCGTTCATGCAAAAATATTTTGTTGTTGGGCTTAACGTTGGGAGTGTGAAGGAATAAATGAATAATCAATTGGTATCGCAAACCATTCGTTACTCAAATCCCATACTTCCTGGCTTTTATCCTGATCCTAGCATTACTAGAGCGGGAGAGTACTTTTATCTGATTTGCAGTTCGTTTGAATATTTTCCTGGTGTTCCTATCTTCCGGAGTCGGAATCTGATTCAATGGGAACAAGTGGGTCATGTGCTGAACCGACCCAATCAGCTTGATCTGACGGATCGCAAGAGCTCTGATGGCATTTATGCACCATCAATTCGTTATTTTGAAGGCACCTTCTACATGATCACAACCGATGTAGGAGGGATCAGGAATTTCTATGTTACAGCGACTGATCCGGCCGGACCTTGGTCGGATCCAATCCATATTCCATACGGCGGTATTGATCCTTCGCTGTTTTTCGACGATGACGACAAGGTGTACGTCACCGCACAGCAGGGAGCGGACTACGACTCCCATGCCATCCAGTATGAAATCAATATTGCGACTGGAGAAGCGCTTTCGGAGCCGCAGGTGGTTTGGCGCGGCGATGGAGGTCCATGGACGGAAGGTCCTCATTTATACAAGATTAACGGAATATATTATATGATGTCCGCCTCTGGCGGAACAGCGAAGGAACACAGGGAGATTATCGGACGGAGTAACAATCCTTATGGTCCGTTTGAACGTTATCCGGAGCCGATCCTGACGCATCGGGGGCTTGATCATCCAATTCAATATTTGGGCCATGCTGACCTGGTAGAAGACGTAAAAGGGAATTGGTGGGCTGTTTTTCTCGGCGTTCGGTTGACTGAGGATGGTTACAGCGTACTCGGTCGGGAAACCTTTCTGGCTCCGGTCATCTGGAAGGACGGATGGCCGCATATCGATAATAACGAGGGCAGTGTCAAGCTGGAAATGTCGGTTGCGCGCCTGCCCACAGCGGCGCCTGAAGCGCCGGGCGCCGATGCGGGCGAAGGCCGGAACCACTTTGCCGCAGACCATCTCGAACCCGAGTGGATCTTTGTACGAAATCCGGCCGATGGCAGTTATTCGCTTGATGAAGCTCCCGGGTCTTTGACACTGCGCGGACAGGCGGCGGGACTGGGGGATGTCGGCTGGATCGCTTTCGCAGGCAAAAGGCAGCAGCATACGCAGGCAAGCTTCACCACTTGCATGTCGTTTGCGCCAACCGCTGAAGGCGAAGAGGCTGGATTATGCGCACGCCGGGATGAGGATGCCCATTATGAGATTGGGCTGTTGCGTTCTGGAGACCGCAATCGGGTCATGGCGCGTCTGACCATTCGTGGAGAATCCCAGATCGTCTATGAGGATGAGACAGAAGCGGAGCGACTTTTGCTAAGAATTGAAGCGACTGAGGATGAATATGCTCTTTCCTATTCGGAGGATGGCGAGAACTGGTCCAGTATAGCTACAGGTCCGGCACGGGCGTTGTCTCCGGAGGATTTTGTAAATAAAATGTGCTTCACTGGGGTAGTCATTGGGCTGTATGCAACAGGAAATGGCCGCTTAAGTGGAGTACCTGCGCACTTCGATTGGTTTAAGTATCAGGCTAAGTAGCCGTAAGTGTTTACCGATAGCCTGCCCAAGGAGGAAAAGGATGAATTTATCGACGCGGAAAGAAGCTTCATTAAAAGAATTATACAAAGACGATTACCAGATCGGAGCGGCGGTCAATCCTCTAACCATTGAGATTCAGAAATCGTTGCTTGCTTACCACTTTAACAGTATTACAGCGGAAAATGAAATGAAGTTCTCAAGCTTGCATCCAGAGGAGGAGGTGTATACCTTTGAGAATGCCGACCGACTAGCTGCATTTGCCAAGGAGCATGGGATGGCAATGCGCGGTCACACCCTGGTCTGGCATAATCAAACGCCGGATTGGCTGTTTGAGAATGAACAAGGCGGTCCAGCGGATCGTGCCTTGCTGCTGGAGCGGCTCCGTTCGCATATCCAAACGGTAGTTGGACGGTATAAGGATACTGTATACTGCTGGGATGTGGTGAATGAGGTCATCTCGGACGAGGAGTCAGACAAGGAGGCGTTCCTTCGCCCGTCGAAATGGCTGGACATCGCCGGACCTGATTTTATCGCCAAGGCTTTTGAATATGCGCATGAAGCAGATCCTAAGGCTCTGCTATTCTACAACGACTATAATGAGTCC
Proteins encoded:
- a CDS encoding carbohydrate ABC transporter permease; this translates as MSGPESTIAISRRRPGSRGLEPFVFNTLNTIFMIILVIVTLYPFLNTIVVSFNAGNDTIRGGLYLWPRQFTLQNYKAVFVSGTIYNAFLISVARTVLSTLLNIFLTTMLAYALSRRNFVFRKPITTVFVLTMYFNAGLIPGYFLMKDLNLINNFFVYVLPSMISAFNLIVIRTYIYTIPESLVESAKIDGAGDFKIFWRIILPLCKPVLATIALFVAVGAWNSWFDAFLYTSSQQELSTLQYELMKLLSSSMNANSNPSVSNGVGMQNATQVTPISIRAAVTVVASIPILVVYPFMQKYFVVGLNVGSVKE
- a CDS encoding glycoside hydrolase family 43 protein, producing the protein MNNQLVSQTIRYSNPILPGFYPDPSITRAGEYFYLICSSFEYFPGVPIFRSRNLIQWEQVGHVLNRPNQLDLTDRKSSDGIYAPSIRYFEGTFYMITTDVGGIRNFYVTATDPAGPWSDPIHIPYGGIDPSLFFDDDDKVYVTAQQGADYDSHAIQYEINIATGEALSEPQVVWRGDGGPWTEGPHLYKINGIYYMMSASGGTAKEHREIIGRSNNPYGPFERYPEPILTHRGLDHPIQYLGHADLVEDVKGNWWAVFLGVRLTEDGYSVLGRETFLAPVIWKDGWPHIDNNEGSVKLEMSVARLPTAAPEAPGADAGEGRNHFAADHLEPEWIFVRNPADGSYSLDEAPGSLTLRGQAAGLGDVGWIAFAGKRQQHTQASFTTCMSFAPTAEGEEAGLCARRDEDAHYEIGLLRSGDRNRVMARLTIRGESQIVYEDETEAERLLLRIEATEDEYALSYSEDGENWSSIATGPARALSPEDFVNKMCFTGVVIGLYATGNGRLSGVPAHFDWFKYQAK
- a CDS encoding endo-1,4-beta-xylanase → MNLSTRKEASLKELYKDDYQIGAAVNPLTIEIQKSLLAYHFNSITAENEMKFSSLHPEEEVYTFENADRLAAFAKEHGMAMRGHTLVWHNQTPDWLFENEQGGPADRALLLERLRSHIQTVVGRYKDTVYCWDVVNEVISDEESDKEAFLRPSKWLDIAGPDFIAKAFEYAHEADPKALLFYNDYNESHPYKRDRIHRLVRSLLDQGVPIHGVGLQAHWNLFDPSLDDIRAAIEKYAELGLQLQLTELDLSVFRFDDRRTDLLHPSNEMLERQAELYEAVFRLLREYRDCISAVTFWGAADDYTWLDGFPVRGRKNWPFLFDQSHRPKQAYERVAALANR